One Nitrospira sp. DNA window includes the following coding sequences:
- a CDS encoding limit dextrin alpha-1,6-maltotetraose-hydrolase, with protein sequence MGVTWIEEDQVYNFALYAKDAETVTLALFRQDDVINPTFTYRFDHLRNKSGRIWHCRLPKSACKGATLYAYIVDGPRSVNPLEWQTFDPEKLLLDPYAKAVFFPTTFERQAAILSGSNKGRAPLGLIEVENRFDRGEDIRPRHEAGAVIYELHVKGFTNHPSSGVGRQERGTFSGLIQKIPYLTDLGVTVVELMPVLQYDPQEDDCWGYMPLNFFAPHQGYAGTSNLSHQLNEFRSMVKALHEADIEVILDVVYNHTAEGDENGPRYSFKGIDNRSYYLLSGNPNHPYANFSGTGNTLNCASHPVRRLILDSMRYWVRETNIDGFRFDLASIFTRNPDGSINWTDPAIFGDIRSDPDLATLRLIAEPWDPSGGYELGHNFPGSLWFQWNGQFRDDVRRFLRGDPGLVGTVMRRLYGSDDLFPDDRMNAYHPYQSVNYITCHDGFTLYDLVAYNDKRNWANGHNNEDGAAENHSWNCGWEGDDGLPEEVLQLRKRQIKNFMCLLLLANGTPMLRAGDEFLQTQRGNNNPYNQDNDTTWLDWSRLETHQDIFRFVRLMIAFRKTHPSLSRSRFWREDIRWYGIGPAVDLAFDSHSLAFCLHGASQGDVDIYVMINAYWQDLRFVVQEGQTDEWRRVVDTARSSPDDICEPRLEATLSDQSYTVQARSVVVLRRQR encoded by the coding sequence TTGGGGGTGACATGGATCGAGGAGGACCAGGTCTACAACTTCGCCTTATATGCCAAGGATGCGGAAACCGTCACATTGGCTCTATTTCGACAGGATGATGTCATCAATCCCACCTTCACATATCGTTTCGATCATTTACGAAATAAGTCGGGGAGAATCTGGCATTGCCGTTTGCCCAAGTCCGCCTGCAAGGGGGCCACACTCTATGCGTACATAGTGGACGGGCCCCGATCAGTGAATCCCCTGGAATGGCAGACCTTTGATCCTGAGAAGCTTCTCCTGGATCCCTATGCCAAGGCGGTCTTCTTTCCGACGACGTTCGAACGGCAGGCCGCCATCTTATCGGGATCGAACAAAGGACGGGCGCCTTTGGGTCTCATCGAGGTCGAGAACCGATTCGACCGTGGTGAAGACATCCGGCCTCGCCATGAAGCGGGCGCCGTCATCTACGAGTTGCATGTCAAAGGATTCACAAACCATCCGAGTTCAGGGGTCGGCCGGCAGGAACGAGGCACCTTTTCCGGACTCATCCAAAAGATTCCGTATCTCACCGATCTGGGCGTCACGGTGGTCGAGCTAATGCCCGTCTTACAGTATGACCCTCAGGAAGACGATTGTTGGGGCTATATGCCGCTGAATTTCTTCGCACCGCATCAAGGGTACGCCGGCACGTCCAATCTGTCACACCAATTGAACGAATTCCGGTCGATGGTCAAGGCGCTGCATGAGGCCGACATCGAAGTCATTCTCGATGTCGTCTACAACCACACAGCTGAAGGAGACGAGAACGGTCCTCGGTACAGCTTCAAGGGCATCGACAATCGCTCCTATTACCTCTTGTCCGGAAATCCGAATCATCCTTACGCGAATTTCTCGGGAACCGGTAATACGCTCAACTGTGCCAGTCACCCTGTTCGCAGGCTGATCTTGGACAGCATGCGTTACTGGGTGCGAGAAACCAATATCGACGGATTCCGATTCGATCTCGCTTCCATTTTTACCCGCAATCCGGATGGCTCGATCAACTGGACTGATCCGGCGATCTTCGGGGATATCCGTTCCGATCCTGACCTCGCCACGCTTCGTCTCATCGCGGAACCATGGGATCCTAGCGGCGGGTACGAACTGGGTCATAATTTCCCGGGCAGCCTCTGGTTTCAATGGAACGGTCAGTTCCGAGACGATGTTCGCCGTTTCCTCCGGGGAGATCCCGGTCTAGTGGGAACGGTGATGCGCCGGCTGTACGGGAGCGACGATCTGTTTCCGGATGATCGAATGAACGCCTACCATCCCTATCAGAGTGTGAATTACATCACCTGTCACGATGGGTTCACGCTTTATGATCTCGTCGCCTACAATGACAAACGGAATTGGGCCAACGGACACAACAATGAAGATGGTGCCGCCGAGAACCACAGTTGGAATTGCGGATGGGAAGGGGATGACGGCCTGCCCGAGGAGGTCCTGCAGTTGCGGAAGCGCCAGATCAAAAATTTCATGTGTCTGCTGCTCCTGGCCAATGGAACTCCGATGCTCCGCGCCGGCGATGAGTTTCTCCAGACTCAGCGCGGGAATAATAATCCCTACAACCAGGATAACGACACCACGTGGCTGGATTGGAGCAGGCTCGAGACGCATCAGGACATCTTCCGATTTGTTCGACTCATGATTGCTTTCCGCAAAACCCATCCGTCATTGAGCCGAAGCAGATTTTGGCGCGAGGACATCCGTTGGTACGGGATCGGTCCGGCTGTGGATCTGGCGTTCGATTCACATAGCCTGGCCTTTTGTCTTCACGGCGCCTCGCAAGGGGATGTAGACATCTACGTGATGATCAATGCCTACTGGCAGGATCTCAGATTCGTGGTCCAGGAAGGGCAGACGGATGAGTGGAGACGAGTGGTCGACACGGCCCGAAGCAGTCCGGACGATATTTGCGAGCCGAGATTGGAGGCGACACTCAGTGATCAGAGCTACACGGTGCAGGCAAGATCCGTCGTGGTGCTCAGGAGACAGCGCTGA
- a CDS encoding Cystathionine gamma-lyase, whose product MHARRDSIVEKVNGVVVQLGMVPCYLDPHCHEALYEVDEGVNELRDRPDANMDKHGQRSRSMRGFTTRQLHADGRTKPMNAHTMPIFLTSTFAFDSPEAGADLFLGCRTGHVYSRMGNPTVETVEQVVADLENGEAAVAFGSGMAAIQASLLSILKAGDHVICGEALYSPSLHLITERMADWGITSTVVHTSDVQAVEGAIRDKTKVIFYETPANPTCKITDIRAIAELARPKDIVTIVDNTFSSPYFQRPLDLGADISLHSATKYLNGHGDVIGGIVVAGSELAARIRLYRRDTGGILSPFDAYLLLRGIRTLSLRMQRHHDNAMKLFEFLAGLPAVSKLYYPGDPKFPGHHVAARQMTGFGGCFSFELAGGFEAAKRLLKGLTLCTLAVSLGTVDTLIEHPASMTHVATPTDVMERQGLTSGLVRISVGCEDIEDVIADLEGALKAI is encoded by the coding sequence ATGCATGCAAGAAGAGATTCGATTGTGGAGAAAGTGAACGGTGTGGTCGTTCAACTCGGGATGGTCCCTTGTTATCTGGACCCGCACTGCCATGAAGCCTTGTATGAGGTCGACGAGGGAGTCAATGAGCTGCGTGACCGACCGGACGCTAATATGGACAAGCACGGACAGAGGAGTCGTTCCATGCGCGGGTTTACAACGAGACAACTGCACGCCGACGGGCGGACGAAGCCCATGAACGCCCATACGATGCCGATTTTTCTCACTTCTACGTTTGCGTTCGATTCTCCCGAAGCCGGCGCAGATCTCTTTCTAGGGTGTCGCACTGGACACGTCTACAGCCGGATGGGAAATCCGACGGTCGAAACCGTCGAGCAGGTGGTCGCTGATCTGGAAAACGGAGAAGCAGCAGTCGCTTTTGGGTCGGGGATGGCGGCCATCCAGGCCAGCTTGTTGAGTATTCTGAAAGCGGGCGATCATGTGATCTGCGGCGAAGCACTCTATAGTCCAAGCCTCCATTTAATCACGGAACGCATGGCCGATTGGGGGATCACCTCCACGGTTGTCCATACCTCGGATGTGCAGGCCGTCGAAGGCGCCATTCGGGACAAGACCAAGGTCATTTTCTACGAAACCCCCGCCAATCCCACGTGCAAGATCACCGATATCCGAGCCATCGCCGAACTGGCCCGACCCAAAGACATCGTGACGATCGTCGATAACACCTTCTCCAGCCCATATTTTCAGCGGCCGTTGGATCTGGGTGCCGATATTTCTCTCCATAGCGCGACGAAATATCTGAACGGACACGGCGACGTGATCGGCGGCATCGTCGTGGCCGGCTCTGAACTGGCCGCCAGGATTCGCCTCTATCGCCGCGATACCGGCGGCATTCTCAGCCCGTTCGACGCCTATCTGCTCTTGCGGGGCATCAGAACCCTTTCCTTGCGCATGCAACGGCATCACGACAACGCGATGAAGCTTTTCGAATTTCTTGCCGGTCTTCCCGCAGTCAGCAAGCTGTACTATCCCGGCGATCCTAAGTTCCCCGGCCACCATGTCGCCGCCCGTCAGATGACCGGCTTCGGCGGTTGCTTCAGCTTCGAGTTGGCCGGCGGATTCGAGGCGGCAAAGCGTCTGTTGAAGGGACTGACGCTTTGCACGTTGGCGGTGTCCCTGGGTACGGTCGATACGTTGATCGAACATCCGGCGTCGATGACCCATGTTGCGACGCCGACGGACGTCATGGAGCGGCAAGGACTCACGAGCGGGCTCGTGAGAATCTCGGTCGGTTGTGAGGATATCGAGGATGTGATCGCCGATCTGGAGGGTGCGCTGAAAGCGATCTAA
- a CDS encoding NAD-dependent glyceraldehyde-3-phosphate dehydrogenase, producing MATIAINGLGRIGRAAFKITLETPELELRAVNDLNAADDLAYLVNYDTVYGRYHEKVVPVPDGLKIKERTYPVFREKDPARLPWKKLGIDIVLECTGVFNRRADLERHLAAGAKTVILSAPAKDPEIATMVHRVNTANGPTAGVISCASCTTNCIAPVVEVMGRRIGVEKAIMTTVHAYTATQAIIDRPNKKRRRGRAAAVNLIPSSTGAAVATTKALPQYAGKFDGLAVRVPLAIGSLADLVFLTSRRTTVEEVNAVFREEASSDRYQGVLGVADEPLVSSDIIQDPRASIVDLELTQVVDGNLVKVMSWYDNEWGYASQMIREAVRIAHASKAAQH from the coding sequence ATGGCGACGATTGCGATTAACGGATTAGGTCGAATCGGGCGCGCAGCCTTCAAGATTACCCTTGAGACACCGGAGTTGGAGCTTCGAGCGGTCAATGACCTCAACGCCGCCGACGATCTTGCGTACTTGGTGAACTATGACACCGTCTACGGACGGTACCATGAGAAGGTCGTACCGGTCCCCGATGGCCTGAAGATCAAGGAGAGAACCTATCCTGTGTTCAGAGAAAAAGATCCGGCCAGGCTGCCCTGGAAGAAACTGGGGATCGATATCGTGTTGGAATGCACGGGGGTGTTTAACCGGCGCGCGGATTTGGAACGTCACCTGGCGGCGGGCGCCAAGACGGTCATCCTCTCGGCGCCCGCCAAAGACCCGGAAATTGCGACCATGGTTCATCGGGTGAATACGGCAAACGGCCCGACGGCAGGAGTCATCTCCTGCGCCAGTTGCACCACCAACTGTATTGCCCCCGTGGTTGAGGTCATGGGAAGAAGAATCGGCGTCGAGAAGGCCATCATGACCACGGTGCACGCCTACACCGCCACCCAGGCGATCATCGATCGCCCGAACAAGAAACGACGCCGGGGGCGCGCCGCCGCGGTGAATCTGATTCCATCATCGACCGGGGCCGCCGTGGCGACCACCAAGGCCCTTCCACAGTACGCGGGCAAATTCGACGGTCTTGCCGTTCGTGTCCCGCTGGCGATCGGTTCTCTTGCGGACCTTGTGTTTCTCACGAGCCGGCGCACGACCGTTGAAGAAGTCAATGCCGTCTTTAGGGAGGAAGCGAGTAGCGACCGCTACCAAGGCGTGCTGGGTGTGGCCGATGAACCTCTTGTCTCGTCGGATATCATTCAAGACCCCCGCGCGTCTATCGTGGATCTCGAACTGACGCAGGTGGTGGACGGCAACCTCGTCAAGGTCATGAGCTGGTATGACAACGAGTGGGGCTATGCGTCTCAGATGATCAGGGAAGCCGTCAGAATCGCCCACGCATCGAAGGCAGCCCAGCACTGA
- a CDS encoding Radical SAM domain protein — MKVLAVHPGPLMYTKIYLRLEPLGLELVAQAMRTAGHDVRIIDLQVETHQDYVKLIEEWRPDAIGFSCNYLPNVPEVIDLAKLTKSRLPHSAVFVGGHSASFVAHDLLEHSRGAIDCVVKGEGEGVVASLLAAFEQDRPAVSTLPGCVTRDGEGPPPRFVETLSELGPARDLLRHRRKYFIGVLDPCASIEFTRGCPWDCSFCSAWTFYGRSYRAVSTERIIDDLLWIKEPGVFIVDDVAFIQAEHGMAIGEAIAKHGIQKQYYLETRGDVLLRNKDVFRFWKTLGLKYMFLGIEAIDEEGLKQHRKRISLGKNFEALEFARSLGITVAINLIADPEWDRQRFETIRQWCLEIPEIVNISVNTPYPGTESWVTEPRQIQTRDYRLYDIQHAVLPTKLPLPEFYDELVKTQRILNSKHLGWAALKSTATIAAGHLLRGQTNFVKMLWKFNSVYNPALQLADHAQPVTYEMALPRGPAHPVTPALLYIHPARGRQGRRLDEATERFVDDTRMGRSL, encoded by the coding sequence ATGAAAGTGCTGGCTGTTCATCCAGGTCCTCTGATGTATACAAAAATTTACTTGCGGCTGGAACCATTGGGGCTGGAACTGGTCGCGCAGGCCATGCGCACGGCCGGCCACGACGTGCGCATCATTGATCTGCAGGTGGAGACCCACCAGGATTATGTGAAGCTGATCGAGGAGTGGAGGCCCGATGCGATTGGCTTCTCCTGCAATTACCTCCCGAACGTGCCAGAGGTCATCGACCTGGCCAAACTCACGAAGAGCCGGCTGCCTCACAGCGCCGTGTTTGTGGGCGGCCACAGTGCCTCATTCGTAGCCCACGACTTACTCGAACACAGCCGGGGGGCGATCGATTGCGTCGTCAAGGGAGAGGGCGAAGGCGTGGTGGCGAGCTTACTCGCGGCGTTCGAGCAGGACCGCCCTGCGGTATCGACCCTGCCGGGCTGTGTGACGCGAGACGGTGAAGGACCTCCTCCCAGATTTGTGGAGACGTTGAGTGAACTCGGACCGGCCCGCGACCTGCTCCGGCATCGGCGTAAGTATTTTATCGGCGTATTGGATCCTTGCGCTTCGATTGAATTCACACGCGGTTGTCCCTGGGATTGCTCTTTCTGCAGCGCCTGGACCTTTTATGGACGAAGTTATCGGGCGGTCAGTACGGAGCGGATCATCGACGATCTGCTCTGGATCAAAGAGCCGGGCGTCTTCATCGTCGACGATGTGGCCTTCATCCAGGCCGAGCACGGAATGGCCATCGGCGAGGCGATCGCCAAGCACGGCATCCAGAAACAGTATTACCTGGAGACGCGCGGTGACGTGCTGCTTCGAAACAAGGACGTGTTTCGGTTTTGGAAGACGCTCGGATTGAAATACATGTTTTTGGGCATCGAAGCGATTGACGAGGAGGGACTCAAGCAACACCGCAAGCGCATTTCGCTGGGAAAAAACTTTGAAGCCTTGGAATTCGCCCGCTCGCTGGGCATCACCGTCGCGATCAATTTGATCGCCGACCCCGAGTGGGATCGACAGCGGTTCGAAACCATCCGGCAGTGGTGTCTGGAGATCCCGGAAATCGTTAACATCAGCGTCAATACGCCCTATCCCGGCACCGAAAGCTGGGTCACGGAACCACGACAGATCCAGACGCGTGATTACCGGTTGTATGACATTCAACATGCGGTGTTGCCGACGAAATTGCCGCTCCCTGAGTTCTACGACGAACTGGTCAAGACCCAACGGATTCTTAACAGCAAACATCTGGGGTGGGCCGCGCTCAAATCAACGGCGACGATTGCGGCCGGGCATCTGCTGCGGGGCCAAACCAATTTCGTCAAGATGCTCTGGAAATTTAACAGTGTCTATAATCCGGCCTTGCAGCTTGCGGACCATGCGCAACCGGTCACCTACGAAATGGCCCTCCCGCGAGGACCTGCGCACCCTGTCACTCCGGCTCTTTTGTATATTCACCCGGCCCGCGGGCGGCAAGGACGCCGGCTCGATGAAGCGACGGAACGGTTTGTGGACGACACAAGAATGGGCCGGAGCCTGTGA
- a CDS encoding Transaldolase / Glucose-6-phosphate isomerase yields MEHREEPYGEVKGAAKHADLEGGASMNISRVQTRRPIVALRLFGQSIWVDGLERRSLDSGAFKQSILEEGVSGATSNPTAYAKAILGGADYVEALDAFRREPSLDAKARYERLAIEDIQTAADLLQPVYARTKRRDGYVSWGISPYLARDTMGTLEEARRLWDAVGRDNLMMTVPATPEGIPAIEQLLSEGINVNVTLIFSQETYARVVGAYLLGLERLAARGGDVGSVASVASVFVGRLETATDIALSAYLATSMPEAEGSLCRSLRGKIAVATATLIYQQHLALFSSPRWDALARHGAMSQRVLWAGTGTNDPTCHDGQYMEAIIAPETVTMVPPATIRAHRGRVNRLSDGIDDVKAVLRAFAQTGVSLKKIADRLLEKELQTGRNAFDELLAAVEPQSDVDAPIPPTQPFERRFARGCSAQ; encoded by the coding sequence GTGGAGCATAGGGAAGAACCGTATGGTGAAGTGAAGGGAGCGGCCAAACATGCTGATCTCGAAGGAGGTGCCTCGATGAATATCTCACGTGTCCAAACCAGACGTCCGATCGTGGCGCTTCGCCTCTTCGGTCAATCCATCTGGGTAGATGGCCTCGAGCGAAGATCCCTCGACAGTGGCGCATTCAAACAGTCGATCCTCGAAGAAGGTGTAAGTGGAGCTACGTCCAATCCCACCGCCTATGCGAAAGCCATCCTTGGTGGTGCGGATTATGTCGAGGCCTTGGATGCATTCAGGCGAGAGCCAAGTCTGGACGCGAAGGCTCGCTACGAACGGCTGGCCATCGAGGATATCCAGACCGCGGCTGATCTTCTGCAGCCGGTCTATGCACGCACGAAGCGGCGTGACGGCTATGTGAGCTGGGGGATATCGCCCTATCTGGCGCGTGATACCATGGGCACCCTGGAGGAGGCGCGACGCCTCTGGGACGCCGTCGGACGGGACAATCTCATGATGACGGTGCCGGCCACCCCGGAAGGGATCCCGGCGATCGAGCAGTTGCTCAGTGAGGGAATCAATGTCAACGTGACCCTGATCTTCTCTCAGGAGACGTATGCCCGTGTCGTCGGGGCCTATCTCCTGGGCCTGGAGCGACTGGCGGCGCGGGGAGGCGATGTCGGGAGCGTCGCGAGTGTCGCGAGCGTATTCGTCGGCCGCCTTGAGACGGCGACGGACATAGCGTTATCCGCTTACCTCGCGACGTCCATGCCTGAAGCGGAAGGGTCTCTATGCAGGAGTCTCCGAGGAAAGATCGCCGTCGCAACCGCCACGCTGATCTATCAACAGCATCTGGCGCTATTCTCCAGCCCACGCTGGGACGCACTCGCTCGACATGGAGCGATGAGCCAACGGGTACTCTGGGCCGGTACGGGCACGAACGATCCCACGTGCCACGACGGACAATACATGGAAGCGATCATTGCTCCGGAAACCGTCACCATGGTGCCCCCGGCGACCATTCGCGCTCACCGAGGCCGAGTCAACAGGCTGAGTGATGGCATCGACGACGTGAAGGCTGTATTGCGCGCGTTCGCGCAGACAGGGGTTTCGCTTAAAAAGATCGCGGACCGACTGTTGGAGAAGGAACTGCAGACGGGCAGGAACGCTTTCGACGAACTCCTGGCCGCCGTTGAGCCTCAGTCCGATGTCGATGCGCCGATTCCACCGACGCAACCTTTCGAGCGAAGGTTTGCGCGAGGATGTTCTGCACAGTGA
- a CDS encoding Flagellar regulatory protein FleQ, producing MSQSHILVIDDDPAVRAVLAETLVAEGHQVTVVSNGLEGVEAVKDQPVHVVLTDLQMPGIDGLETIDRISKVDSKIMAIVMTGYGTIDYAVRAMKAGAFDFITKPFEPDTVAVVVRKALDIYKLKQENHLLRKAVRDQYRLEHLVGTSAPMRTVLDFVEKVADSDSTVLIEGESGTGKELIARMLHFNSMRRDRPLVPVNCGAIPENLLESELFGHEKGAFTGAAHTRLGRFELAHGGTIFLDEVGEMSLPLQVKLLRVLQERCFERVGGTRTINVDVRIIAATNQDLAQAVQERRFRQDLYYRLHVIPIHIPPLRERRSDIPLLVNHFIAQFNRLRRTEILGMEPDALARMAEEEWPGNIRELENMIERLAVLKKKGWIALSDLPERAFKATAGKTAEAPEHFIRFSEDGINLTKELEHYENQLIGEALRKANGITSRAAQLLQVNRTTLVEKLKRKGFDPKSHGYSIQN from the coding sequence ATGAGCCAGTCACACATTCTCGTGATCGATGACGACCCTGCGGTCCGAGCGGTGTTGGCGGAGACCCTCGTTGCGGAGGGCCATCAGGTGACGGTGGTATCCAACGGTTTGGAAGGGGTGGAAGCCGTCAAGGACCAACCGGTGCACGTGGTGTTGACCGACCTTCAAATGCCGGGTATCGACGGCCTGGAAACCATCGATCGGATCTCCAAGGTCGATTCTAAAATCATGGCGATCGTCATGACGGGCTACGGCACGATCGATTATGCCGTGCGGGCCATGAAGGCGGGAGCGTTTGATTTCATCACGAAACCCTTCGAACCCGATACCGTTGCGGTCGTCGTCAGAAAAGCGCTCGATATCTACAAGCTGAAACAGGAGAATCACCTGCTGCGAAAGGCCGTGCGGGATCAATATCGCCTGGAGCATCTGGTGGGCACCAGCGCGCCGATGCGGACGGTGCTGGATTTCGTCGAAAAGGTCGCCGACAGCGACAGCACGGTGTTGATCGAAGGGGAGAGCGGCACGGGCAAAGAGTTGATTGCGCGCATGTTGCATTTCAACAGCATGCGACGAGACCGCCCCCTGGTGCCGGTGAATTGCGGCGCGATTCCGGAAAATCTTCTGGAATCGGAACTGTTCGGCCATGAAAAGGGGGCGTTTACCGGAGCGGCCCACACGAGACTCGGACGGTTCGAATTGGCCCACGGCGGGACGATTTTCCTGGATGAAGTCGGCGAAATGAGTTTGCCGCTCCAGGTCAAACTGCTCCGCGTGCTGCAGGAGCGATGTTTCGAACGGGTCGGCGGAACGCGGACGATCAATGTCGACGTCCGCATCATCGCGGCCACGAATCAAGACCTCGCACAGGCCGTGCAGGAACGCCGGTTTCGGCAGGACCTCTATTATCGACTGCACGTCATCCCCATTCACATCCCGCCCTTGCGGGAGCGGCGCAGCGACATTCCGCTCCTGGTCAATCATTTCATCGCCCAGTTCAATCGGTTGCGCCGGACCGAGATTCTCGGGATGGAGCCGGATGCGCTGGCTCGTATGGCGGAAGAAGAGTGGCCGGGAAACATCCGAGAACTCGAAAACATGATCGAACGGCTGGCCGTCCTGAAAAAGAAAGGTTGGATCGCTTTGAGTGACTTACCGGAGCGCGCGTTCAAGGCGACGGCCGGCAAGACCGCCGAGGCTCCCGAGCACTTTATTCGCTTCTCGGAAGACGGCATCAATTTGACCAAAGAACTCGAACATTACGAAAATCAACTGATCGGCGAAGCCTTGCGAAAAGCCAATGGGATCACGAGCAGGGCCGCGCAGCTGCTGCAGGTGAATCGAACGACCTTGGTCGAGAAGCTGAAACGCAAGGGATTCGATCCCAAAAGTCACGGCTACTCGATTCAGAACTAA
- a CDS encoding Flagellar sensor histidine kinase FleS, whose amino-acid sequence MTVNPQEVQQAKSDLLARAFHDFDQAATVLQQSYDALTTRLQEMDLELAQTNASLREHLRETEEMRAHVTAVLESLDTGVIVADSQDLVVRCNHSTERLLGIPQAQLRGRRAADILREIRKDHGEYPVILPNGIVIALSQTDLTDEAGALIGKLVLIHDVTHIRQLEDRLQRRNRLEAMGQMVGCIAHEIRNPLGSVELFASLLRKDLGDLPHLRTYAEHISVAVRSMDRLLSNLLTYTRPDCSKVGWQETESLIGEVLTLASHAMSGVAIDVRRRLDPLVPRIWCDAAKMQQVLLNLVLNAVQAMPDGGALTIAVNAVPPHDSETPVLHIVVSDSGTGIAPDIRSRVFDPFFTTKDQGTGLGLAIVHALVEAHHGRIDVESSPGQGTSFVITLPQGPVRKDSLPARPAALAGRSMAPFRMLSVTEEEIYE is encoded by the coding sequence GTGACGGTGAATCCCCAGGAGGTCCAACAGGCCAAGAGTGACTTGCTGGCACGGGCCTTCCACGATTTCGACCAGGCCGCCACCGTTCTGCAGCAGTCGTATGACGCCTTGACGACGCGCCTCCAGGAAATGGATTTGGAACTCGCGCAGACCAACGCCAGCCTGCGGGAGCATCTCCGTGAGACCGAAGAGATGCGCGCCCATGTGACGGCGGTGTTGGAGTCGCTGGATACGGGGGTCATCGTGGCCGATTCCCAGGACCTTGTCGTGCGGTGCAATCACTCGACCGAGCGCCTGTTGGGAATCCCGCAAGCCCAATTGCGCGGCCGGCGCGCGGCCGACATTCTCCGGGAGATTCGAAAAGATCACGGAGAGTATCCCGTGATTCTTCCGAACGGCATCGTCATCGCTCTGTCCCAAACCGACTTGACCGATGAAGCGGGGGCCTTGATCGGAAAGTTGGTGCTCATCCACGACGTGACCCACATCCGTCAGCTCGAAGATCGACTCCAGCGGCGCAACCGGTTGGAGGCGATGGGGCAGATGGTCGGGTGCATCGCACATGAAATTCGTAATCCTCTGGGCAGCGTCGAACTGTTCGCCTCCCTGTTACGCAAGGACCTCGGCGACCTGCCGCACCTGCGGACCTATGCCGAACATATCTCCGTGGCGGTGCGATCGATGGACCGGCTCCTGTCCAACCTGCTGACCTATACCAGACCGGACTGTTCCAAAGTCGGGTGGCAGGAGACGGAGTCCTTGATCGGTGAGGTCTTGACGTTGGCGTCCCATGCGATGTCCGGAGTCGCGATCGATGTCCGTCGTCGCCTGGATCCCCTCGTTCCTCGAATCTGGTGTGATGCCGCAAAGATGCAGCAGGTCTTGCTCAATCTGGTATTGAACGCCGTCCAGGCCATGCCCGATGGCGGTGCGCTGACGATTGCCGTAAACGCCGTTCCTCCGCACGACTCGGAAACACCGGTGTTGCACATCGTCGTCAGCGACAGCGGGACAGGCATTGCACCGGACATTCGCTCGCGGGTGTTCGACCCCTTCTTTACGACCAAAGACCAGGGGACCGGGTTGGGATTGGCGATCGTGCATGCGTTGGTGGAAGCCCATCACGGCCGAATCGATGTCGAGAGCAGTCCGGGGCAGGGGACGTCGTTTGTCATCACCTTGCCGCAGGGCCCCGTACGAAAGGACTCCTTGCCTGCGCGGCCCGCCGCCTTGGCCGGCCGATCGATGGCCCCATTTCGGATGTTGAGCGTAACTGAAGAGGAGATCTACGAATGA